In Musa acuminata AAA Group cultivar baxijiao chromosome BXJ2-3, Cavendish_Baxijiao_AAA, whole genome shotgun sequence, the following proteins share a genomic window:
- the LOC103979330 gene encoding uncharacterized protein LOC103979330 isoform X2, with protein MSLLSSSVATVRCRHLPPSSSCAASDQSILLNNISSSRIVRKSQKEQAIGNESSPFGPRLPFSSVAFRPLPAAVSYSAADSPSLSAAVVSPPCPSLSRWNLDRRHILLLNFTACATAISAAWLFLSAIPALLAFKKAAESLEKLLDVTAEELPDTMAAVRLSGMEISDLTMELRDLGQEISQGVRSSTRAVRVAEDRLRRLTTMTPMGENQPEQ; from the exons ATGTCGCTTCTTTCCTCTTCGGTCGCCACCGTCAGATGCCGCCatcttcctccctcctcctcctgcgCCGCTTCAGACCAATCTATCCTTCTAAATAATATATCGTCCAGCAGAATCGTTAGGAAATCACAGAAGGAGCAGGCGATCGGGAACGAGAGCTCACCCTTCGGACCCCGCCTCCCTTTCTCGTCTGTCGCCTTCCGCCCCCTCCCCGCCGCCGTCAGCTACTCCGCCGCAGATTCCCCTTCCCTCTCCGCCGCCGTCGTATCTCCGCCTTGTCCTTCTCTCTCACGGTGGAATCTCGATCGAAGGCACATCCTTCTTCTCAATTTCACCGCCTGCGCT ACTGCGATTTCAGCGGCATGGCTGTTCTTGTCTGCGATTCCAGCGCTTTTG GCTTTCAAGAAGGCTGCGGAGTCACTTGAAAAGCTGTTGGATGTCACAGCTGAAGAGCTGCCTGATACAATGGCTGCGGTTAGATTGTCCGGCATGGAGATTAGTGACTTAACCATGGAGCTCAGAGATTTAGG GCAGGAGATAAGTCAAGGTGTCAGAAGCTCCACCCGAGCAGTTCGTGTGGCTGAGGACAGGTTGCGTCGTTTGACTACAATGACACCTATGG GGGAAAACCAACCCGAGCAATGA
- the LOC103979330 gene encoding uncharacterized protein LOC103979330 isoform X1, translating to MSLLSSSVATVRCRHLPPSSSCAASDQSILLNNISSSRIVRKSQKEQAIGNESSPFGPRLPFSSVAFRPLPAAVSYSAADSPSLSAAVVSPPCPSLSRWNLDRRHILLLNFTACATAISAAWLFLSAIPALLAFKKAAESLEKLLDVTAEELPDTMAAVRLSGMEISDLTMELRDLGQEISQGVRSSTRAVRVAEDRLRRLTTMTPMVIMQGKTNPSNETDEPVVARTARELREGIVNGRMVFGVIFSVTQISRWVFNFLTSRSRKKQS from the exons ATGTCGCTTCTTTCCTCTTCGGTCGCCACCGTCAGATGCCGCCatcttcctccctcctcctcctgcgCCGCTTCAGACCAATCTATCCTTCTAAATAATATATCGTCCAGCAGAATCGTTAGGAAATCACAGAAGGAGCAGGCGATCGGGAACGAGAGCTCACCCTTCGGACCCCGCCTCCCTTTCTCGTCTGTCGCCTTCCGCCCCCTCCCCGCCGCCGTCAGCTACTCCGCCGCAGATTCCCCTTCCCTCTCCGCCGCCGTCGTATCTCCGCCTTGTCCTTCTCTCTCACGGTGGAATCTCGATCGAAGGCACATCCTTCTTCTCAATTTCACCGCCTGCGCT ACTGCGATTTCAGCGGCATGGCTGTTCTTGTCTGCGATTCCAGCGCTTTTG GCTTTCAAGAAGGCTGCGGAGTCACTTGAAAAGCTGTTGGATGTCACAGCTGAAGAGCTGCCTGATACAATGGCTGCGGTTAGATTGTCCGGCATGGAGATTAGTGACTTAACCATGGAGCTCAGAGATTTAGG GCAGGAGATAAGTCAAGGTGTCAGAAGCTCCACCCGAGCAGTTCGTGTGGCTGAGGACAGGTTGCGTCGTTTGACTACAATGACACCTATGG TAATCATGCAGGGGAAAACCAACCCGAGCAATGAGACTGATGAACCAGTGGTAGCTAGAACTGCAAGGGAACTGCGGGAGGGGATTGTGAATGGGCGTATGGTTTTCGGAGTAATTTTTAGTGTCACTCAAATTTCTCGATGGGTATTTAACTTTCTGACTTCACGGAGCCGGAAGAAACAATCCTGA
- the LOC103979331 gene encoding shikimate kinase 3, chloroplastic, giving the protein MEGSAALGLQSCPWIGPDKVGRKGSSFVRLPNRCLEERRVSTVRFGDPRRSRTLFRPGQAEPKISCSYKKAPGAENIHNSFDEALILKRKSEEVLPYLNGRCIYLVGMMGSGKSTVGKILSEVLCYSFFDSDKLVEQAVGVSSVAQIFKDYSEAFFRDNESEVLKDLSSMRRLVVATGGGAVIRPINWKYMKQGITVWLDVPLDALARRIAAVGTASRPLLHREPGDPYTKAFAKLTALSEERGTAYANAVARVSLEDMAAKKGHEDVSALTPTDIAFEALIKIESYVSETAAVWNRSCIQGRKS; this is encoded by the exons ATGGAGGGGAGTGCGGCTTTAGGCTTGCAATCCTGTCCTTGGATCGGTCCGGACAAGGTCGGACGGAAAGGAAGCAGTTTCGTAAGGCTTCCGAACCGATGCTTGGAGGAGCGCAGGGTTTCCACGGTTCGATTTGGGGATCCGCGGCGGAGCAGAACTTTGTTTCGTCCAGGACAAGCTGAGCCAAAGATTTCTTGTAGTTATAAGAAGGCCCCAG GGGCAGAGAACATCCATAACTCATTTGATGAAGCTCTCATACTAAAg AGAAAGTCGGAAGAAGTTCTCCCCTACTTGAATGGGCGTTGCATCTATCTAGTTG GAATGATGGGTTCTGGTAAGAGTACGGTAGGAAAGATTTTATCAGAGGTGCTATGCTATTCTTTCTTTGACAG TGACAAATTGGTTGAACAGGCAGTTGGTGTATCTTCTGTTGCCCAGATATTTAAGGACTATAGTGAAGCCTTCTTCAGAGACAATGAG AGTGAAGTTCTAAAGGACTTGTCTTCAATGCGCCGTTTGGTTGTTGCGACTGGTGGTGGTGCTGTAATTCGTCCAATTAATTG GAAATATATGAAGCAGGGGATAACAGTCTGGCTCGATGTTCCTCTGGATGCTCTGGCTCGGCGGATTGCTGCTGTAGGGACTGCTTCTCGCCCCCTTCTGCATCGAGAACCTGGTGATCCTTACACCAAG GCCTTTGCGAAGCTCACTGCACTGTCTGAGGAAAGAGGCACGGCATATGCCAATGCTGTTGCAAGAGTATCCCTTGAAG ATATGGCAGCTAAGAAGGGCCACGAGGATGTTTCAGCACTTACCCCAACCGATATTGCCTTTGAG GCCCTGATAAAGATTGAGAGCTATGTTAGTGAGACTGCAGCTGTTTGGAACCGCAGTTGCATCCAGGGAAGGAAAAGCTAA